A DNA window from Mesorhizobium sp. C432A contains the following coding sequences:
- a CDS encoding FAD-dependent oxidoreductase, translating into MTRSIPTNARAVIIGGGVSGCSVAYHLAKLGWTDIVLLERKQLTSGTTWHAAGLIGQLRGSQNMTRLAKYSADLYVKLEAETEVGTGMRQVGSITVALTEERKHEIYRQASLARAFDVDVREISPNEVKAMYPHLNVSDVVGAVHLPLDGQCDPANIAMALAKGARQRGAAIVENVKVTKVHTKAGRVTGVSWAQGEDQGTIEADIVVNCAGMWARELGAQNGVTIPLHACEHFYLVTEPISGLGRLPVLRVPDECAYYKEDAGKMMLGAFEPVAKPWGMDGISEDFCFDQLPEDMEHFEPILEMGVNRMPMLATAGIHTFFNGPESFTPDDRYYLGEAPELSGYWMATGYNSIGIVSSGGAGMALAQWINDGEAPFDLWEVDIRRAQPFQKNRRYLKERVSETLGLLYADHFPYRQMATSRNVRRSPLHEQLKARGAVFGEVAGWERANWFAREGQEREYRYSWKRQNWFDNQREEHLAVRNKVGLFDMTSFGKIRVEGRDACAFLQRLCANDMDVAPGKIVYTQMLNQRGGIESDLTVSRLSDTAYFLVVPGATLQRDLAWLRRHVGEEFVVITDVTAAESVLCLMGPDARKLIQKVSPNDFSNENNPFGTFQQIEIGMGLARAHRVTYVGELGWELYVSTDQAAHVFEAIDEAGADVGLKLCGLHTLDSCRIEKAFRHFGHDITDEDNVLEAGLGFAVKTANGEFIGRDAVLKKKEAGLSRRLVQFRLKDPQPLLFHNEAILRDGKIVGPITSGNYGHHLGGAIGLGYVPCQGESEADVLASSYEIEIAGERFAAEASLKPMYDPKAERTRM; encoded by the coding sequence ATGACCAGAAGCATTCCCACCAACGCCCGCGCGGTTATTATCGGCGGCGGTGTCTCCGGCTGTTCGGTCGCCTACCACCTGGCCAAGCTCGGCTGGACCGACATCGTGCTGCTGGAACGCAAGCAGCTGACCTCGGGAACGACCTGGCACGCCGCCGGCCTGATCGGCCAGCTGCGCGGCTCGCAGAACATGACGCGGCTGGCGAAATATTCGGCCGACCTCTACGTCAAGCTGGAAGCCGAAACGGAAGTCGGCACCGGCATGCGCCAGGTCGGCTCGATCACCGTGGCGCTGACCGAGGAGCGCAAGCACGAGATTTACCGGCAGGCCTCGCTCGCCCGCGCCTTCGATGTCGATGTGCGCGAGATTTCGCCGAACGAAGTCAAGGCAATGTACCCGCATCTCAACGTGTCCGACGTGGTCGGCGCCGTGCATCTGCCGCTCGACGGCCAGTGCGATCCCGCCAACATCGCCATGGCGCTGGCCAAGGGCGCCCGCCAGCGTGGCGCCGCCATCGTCGAGAATGTGAAGGTCACCAAGGTCCATACCAAGGCCGGTCGCGTCACCGGTGTGTCGTGGGCGCAAGGCGAGGATCAGGGAACGATCGAGGCCGACATCGTCGTCAACTGCGCCGGCATGTGGGCGCGCGAGCTCGGCGCCCAGAACGGCGTCACCATCCCGCTGCATGCCTGCGAACATTTTTATCTCGTCACCGAGCCGATCTCCGGACTCGGTCGTCTACCGGTGCTGCGCGTTCCCGATGAATGCGCCTACTACAAGGAAGACGCCGGCAAGATGATGCTCGGCGCCTTCGAGCCGGTGGCCAAGCCCTGGGGCATGGACGGCATAAGCGAGGATTTCTGCTTCGACCAGTTGCCGGAGGACATGGAGCATTTCGAGCCGATCCTCGAAATGGGCGTCAACCGCATGCCGATGCTGGCAACCGCCGGCATTCACACCTTCTTCAACGGCCCCGAAAGCTTTACCCCCGACGACCGCTACTATCTCGGCGAGGCCCCGGAGCTGTCGGGCTACTGGATGGCGACCGGCTACAATTCCATCGGCATCGTCTCGTCCGGCGGCGCCGGCATGGCGCTGGCGCAGTGGATCAATGACGGCGAAGCGCCCTTCGACCTCTGGGAAGTCGACATCCGCCGCGCCCAGCCGTTCCAGAAGAACCGTAGGTATCTCAAGGAGCGTGTCTCCGAAACACTCGGCCTGCTCTATGCGGATCACTTCCCCTACCGGCAGATGGCGACGTCCAGAAATGTCAGGCGCTCGCCCCTGCACGAACAGCTGAAGGCGCGCGGCGCCGTGTTCGGCGAAGTCGCCGGCTGGGAGCGCGCCAACTGGTTTGCGCGAGAGGGACAGGAGCGCGAATACCGCTATTCCTGGAAGCGGCAGAACTGGTTCGACAATCAGCGCGAGGAGCACCTGGCGGTCCGCAACAAGGTCGGCCTGTTCGACATGACCTCGTTCGGCAAGATCCGTGTCGAGGGCCGCGATGCCTGCGCGTTCCTGCAAAGGCTCTGCGCCAACGACATGGACGTGGCGCCGGGCAAGATCGTCTACACCCAGATGCTCAACCAGCGCGGCGGCATCGAGAGCGATCTTACCGTGTCGCGGCTGTCGGACACGGCCTATTTCCTCGTCGTACCGGGCGCGACGTTGCAACGCGATCTCGCCTGGCTGCGGCGGCATGTCGGCGAGGAATTCGTTGTCATCACCGATGTGACGGCGGCAGAAAGCGTGCTCTGCCTGATGGGTCCGGATGCGCGAAAGCTGATCCAGAAAGTCAGCCCTAACGATTTCTCCAACGAGAACAATCCGTTCGGCACCTTCCAGCAGATCGAGATCGGCATGGGCCTCGCCCGCGCCCACCGCGTCACCTATGTCGGCGAACTCGGCTGGGAGCTTTATGTCTCTACCGACCAGGCTGCCCATGTTTTCGAGGCGATCGATGAGGCGGGGGCGGATGTCGGCCTGAAACTTTGCGGCCTGCATACGCTCGATTCCTGTCGCATCGAAAAGGCGTTTCGGCATTTCGGCCACGACATCACCGACGAGGACAATGTGCTGGAGGCCGGCCTCGGCTTTGCGGTCAAAACCGCCAATGGCGAGTTCATCGGCCGCGATGCGGTGCTGAAGAAAAAAGAAGCCGGCCTGTCGCGCCGGCTGGTGCAGTTCCGGCTGAAGGACCCGCAGCCTCTGCTCTTCCACAACGAGGCGATCCTTCGCGACGGCAAGATCGTCGGCCCGATCACATCGGGGAATTACGGCCACCATCTCGGCGGCGCGATCGGGCTGGGCTATGTGCCCTGCCAGGGCGAGAGCGAGGCGGATGTGCTGGCCTCGTCCTATGAGATCGAGATCGCCGGCGAGCGTTTTGCGGCGGAAGCATCGCTGAAGCCGATGTACGATCCCAAGGCGGAACGGACGAGGATGTAG